DNA sequence from the Daphnia carinata strain CSIRO-1 chromosome 8, CSIRO_AGI_Dcar_HiC_V3, whole genome shotgun sequence genome:
TTGCGTTGCACCAGTCCAGAAGATTGGCGTGAAAACGGTCAAGTTTCTCAAGCTTTCCAATGTCGGGAAATCGATGAGGCCTTCGACGTGGCTGGACATGAATGCCACTTTTTCCAATCTATTGCAGTTTTTAAATGCAGATGCATAGAACTGACGCAAGTTGCACTgactaaaattaatttctcCTGTTAAACCGCATATTCCTTGGCTGTCTGTAAAAGCGCCAACACTGAATGCTAACATGCTATTTACGGATGAGGAATGGGAACATTGGAAGATGACGTTTGATATTTGGCTGCCTGCTAAGAAATCATCTCCCACGTAATTGAAAAACGATTGCCCGATTCCGTAGACGTAAAGAGTGGCAATGTTGCCGTAAGATTGGTAGTACGTGATTACATTTCTCATTTGTTCCGGACTGGTTTTATAATAGTTAACATCGCAATCAATTTTGTAGCCTGTGCTTTGCGGATAACAATAGCAACGAGTTCCACTTGGACTCGAAGAGGGACAATTCTGAGCATGAGCTCCTGTGGCCAAGACAAGAAATCCTACCTGGTAACGGTAGTTTTTTAACGAAAATCACACACAAGCAGAAactgaaattgattttttgcTATCATCAATCAAGTATTTAAGATTACTTACAAGAAGATATGATGTGGAACTAGCCATAGTTCACGGCAAAAGAATTATTACAAGACCTTGCTTAAAACTGCCCTTTCTCAGTCCTATACTGTTGCCTAGCATGCAAGATGAGCTTATTATATACCCGATCTGTTTCCTAGGTTTTCCCAGACTGTGAGCAATTGTGGTCATTAGTTTAAGTTTCCTGCGTTGATAAGACACTAAAGAGCAGATGCGTACGGATTCTTGACATCCTGACATTTATTGAGAAGCTGAATAAATAAGACTTAAGGTATGGTTGTGTCATGATCACGAGGATCGTTGATAACATAACGGAAGTTATCAACGATCAAGACGTTTGGACTTGCCCAAGCATACAATGAGAGTAACAACCTGTAACACAGGTTTGTCTATTGATTCTAGGAATGCATCACAGATTTCAGCCGTCAGCAAGACGTGGCACATATGGGCAAGATTCCTTTAAAACAAACACGAGTTAACGTGTAGGAGGCGTGCATAAAGTAATTGGCATGCGGACTGGCTTAGGTTTGCTACATAATAGATTTTGAGGCGTGTGACCTATGCAATATCATCGCGGAATAATGactttctgtttgttttgtatgACTAAGGTTATTTTCCAAGATGTTTAATCGCCAGCTGGTTTgctagttttgtttgttgttcatTAAGATTCGTCCTTTATTTCTCCTTCGAGTCTCCTTTATTCTCCTCTACATATGAAGAACCGTCTTTGTATATTAAATCAATCGGACTTCATAGAATCAACGTTAGAGGTCTCTAATCTTAGTAAGCAGACGATGATCTTAGTAACAACCAATCGTAATCAGAATGAGTAGCTAAGGAAAAGTTCTTTCGATAACGTCGACCTAGTTGGATCTCTGGTCTTTTTATCccgtttattcaaaaagttGCCTTCTTTTCGTTATTCATCATCATGGCTCACGTTCACAAACTTGTACTCAAACGACAGACAGTACCAATTTCAACGATACAACGTAATTTCTAGATATATTATCATGTCTGTGTATTACATATTCCTTTTTTGGAGTAGTAATTTTAGTCCACCGGTGTCGTCTACTTGATTACTCAAATTGCATACATTTGCTAGTGTAGAATCAGTAAAGGGTTAAAGCTGGGCTAAAAATAGCAATAGTTTACTTTTTGTTATCGTCCACCCTCTCACCCATCTGTTTATTTACGCAGTTTAAGATCTACGAGTTCGATTGTGCGGTGACAGATGGCATTAGAGTAGTCTTCTTTTAACCGCGAGCGACTCAACTCCATCGTCAGCTAATTCAGAAAAAGATTGCTTTTAATAAGCCAATGCTAGAGATTTAATAGCTATGTAATGTAATTTTCACTGTAAACAAAACGACATTTGTGTCATTaagatttcttttcatcatcaacaggcataattaaaaataatgtgAACCAACGTCGTGAAGTTTCTACAAGCCAAGGACTATGGGCGGCAAAAACGCATGATGAGAACACGAGTAGCCCGGTTCCGGTTGCTGAAGTCAAAAGGTATGCAACAGATTGCATGGTGAGTGTAGGTGTAAAAGAAGATCATGCTTCTGCTTTAGCTGATGTTCTTGTAGCAGCTGATTACAGAGGTCATTATTCTCACGGGTTGAATCGTCTAGGTgaggaaatttttcttttagataaTCAAGAAAAATCATTCCTCATATTCCCTCTAATTATCTAGAGATGTATGTCCAAGACATCAAAAGTAAAATATGTGATGGGAATGCAGTTCCAACAATTTTGAAAGataaatattcaacagccctTGTAAACGGGCAAAACAGTCTTGGTCCTGTTGTTGGAAATTTTTGTATGAATTTGGCAattgaaaaggcaaaaaagcATGGAGTTGGATGGGTAGTTGCAAATAgtaagctttttatttttttttctctgttttaaTACCTTCAAACTTATTAATTTTTCTGGTAGATTCCAATCACTATGGTATAGCTGGCTGGTATAGTATATTGGCAGCAAACCAAGGCCTCTTGGTAAACAACATTTTATTCATGACAGGCCTCTTATTCATTGTCTTCATTTCTTCTAGGGACTGTCTTTTACCAGCACATCGCCTTTAGTGGCTCCGACACGGGCAAAAACGGTAATAATAATTACAAAACTAACGTCGGTTAAACTTATTGGCGTATTATCAAATAGGCAGCCCTTGGAACCAACCCTATTACATTGGCGGCACCAGCACTCAATGGGGACCAATTCGTTCTCGATATGGCTACTTGTACTGTTGCTGTTGGAAAGGTTGTACATCTGAAAACGGAGATAAGGGGCCATAATTATAACCGAAAGCCAATGTTCTTAGATCGAGTTGCAACGAAGAAAAGGCCTACCGATCCCAGAGGGATGGGCTATCGACACAGATGGAAAGATTACAACGAGCGCAGATGTGGCGATGAAAGGTTGCCTAATGCCACTAGGAGGAGCAGAGGAAACGTCTGGTTACAAGGGGTACGGATTGGCAACTTTGGTTGAAATCTTCTGTGGAATCTCTGCAGGTACAAATATCGATCACAAGCAGTTTGTGACgaaatatatttctttacTCGCGGTTTAGGGGCTACTTATGGACCTAACATTAGAAGATGGATGGACACTAAGCGTAAAGCTGATTTAGGTCAATGTTTCATTGCCGTCGACCCAGAATGCTTTGCTTCTGGTTTTCAGACAAGAATGTCAGATCTGATGTCCCACCTTCGTCATATGGAGCCGGTAATAAAGTGCGTTAGTTTTTCATAGCAATTTTaccaaaaatttgtttgtataTCGCCATGTTGGCATAGGCTGATCCCACCAAGCCTATCTTAGTAGCTGGCGATCCTGAACGTGCTCATATTGCGCTGGTAGATGCTGAAGGAGGAATTCGATATCACGTGAATCAAATTAATGCTTCGGTAATATCATTTATAAATTTCCTTGTCTAGTCATAACACTTTCAAATCTATTGTTGCCCGTAGGCCGCTCTTGCTGGAAAACTCAAAGTGAAACCGATGAAACACATCTCATAGCCTTCCAGTGACTCCCAACAGGCAGATAGATAAATAAGGCGATATGAATACGGTGACATAGCtaagttaaaatttttaaagaattatcAATGTTATGGTAGCTCATTTAATTCACTTGAGTATTTTATGTTAAACAGTGGTCCCGCTCTTTTCCCCTGTTCAAAAAGTTACCTTATATTAAACCTTGTTACGCAGAAAATCATAAATAGCCATAGTTTCGTCGATGTCAACATAACACCCCTCTAAGTGACGTGATACGCGAGTCTCATCAAATGACGTCCGCCCGTGTAGAACTCTTCGATTGTTGAAAGCTAGCAAATCCCCAGGTGCCAAATGGAAAGCGAATTGCATTGATTCCGTGCGGATTTTCTCCGTTAAGAGCTGCAAGATATTGTGACAACTTAGTCGCAGAACTTTTGGTCAAAACCAAAGCTACTCACATGGTAGGAGTGGTAAAACGGAGTAATCAGATGGGTAGGTGCCTGAAGCGGACCCATAGTGCGATTGTTATAGTGAATCTCTGTCACCTTGCCTTCGTTGTCGGTGCAAATTATGGGCCAAGTTTGCGAAAATTTCATCTGAAAACGATGGcgtcatttcaattttttatttcactggCGCAAAATAGGAATATTTACGCCATTAACGCTGATCTGGAAACGAACTGGAGTTGCCGACAAAATATGGAAGGCAGCtggttcgttttctttgaGCCAATTTGCTGCCCGGAAGCCGTCCACCAGGAATGACAACCCTCCAGGATCACTGCCGCCGCCCTTTATGTCAGTAGactgaaaaatttgtttcatacTTTAAATCCATGTGACATCTCAAAGCTAATCGTATCACTTACTTTCAAACAGTGTAGGAGCTGCATTCCTGGGCTTTTTTCGCGATAGTTCATGTCTGCAATGGTGAATTCCGATAACTTAATCTGGAATCCTAAGACCATGTGATCAACTTGAACGCTACCTGTATGGTGATGAAGATGTGTTCCTGTGTACGCCAAGTGCTCTGGATCGGGCTCAGCTACCACGTCAAAAGTAACTCCGTAAGATGTTTCTTTAACGTAGGCGAATCTTTTAACTACTTCGATTATTTTACCCTGTGCGGAGGGATTCGAATGTAATTCATTATCCTAGCATAAGAATGCTTTTGTTTAAATTGCGGGTGTTGCTAGTGTACCTTGGTAGTAGGGACCCCACGTAGCAAGGCTGTACCAAATCGGTGAAACATATCTAGCCACATGGCAAGACCCCTATTCGATTCCATTACCTCCTCGTAAGATATTTCTGGCAAATTTTTCCATATGGTCGTTCTATCCCATAAGGTCAAGGGAGGTCGTTCACTTACTTGTTCATCCTCCACTGGCGATGCAAAATTATCTTCTATAAAGCATCTACTGTGACGCAGGAGCCTGTAAAATCCAATAGTGTTAATGTTATAGATGCTTTCGATGTTTGAAATTGAGAACTTTCATCTAACCATTCTGGTTCGTAAATTGACGAATGACTCTGTCCTTTTTCCATCCATTCGACCACTAACTGGCCGTCTTTGTTGACGTTCAATCGGTCGGGTCGTATGTTAACATCAAGCGATGGCGTATCGATTAATTTTTGCTTGGTAGATTTATCAACGCACTGTGAACACTTGCAATTGTCTCTTAGCTAGGGAAATACGAAAGGCGTAACAAGGAAATTTAGATAATTCGTTATGGTCGTTCCATGTCTCAAAGCAAAAGTGACATCTTACCCAGATATATTTAAAGTTGACAGTGGTAGAAGAGCTGtcatcaaaaatgatttttgctGCTTGCTGATGACCTCCGGGAACTACTGACAAAATGTTCACCTTGTTCGTTTGTTTCAGCCTAAATGCTTCGTAGTAGCGTTCTGTTAGTTGGAATAAGTTAAGGATAATTAAATAACTTAAAATATTGAGACACGGATTGACTTTCGTCTTTGTCGTCTAATTTACTTGATTGCTGGGCCCTTAGTGACGAAATTCCCTGCCTCCCAGGAACAAAAAGACTACGAGCAAAGCCCGCaactatcatttttttttccccaccgCAGCGAAGAGATGCACAACACTTTATGCCGTTCTACGATTTCCCTTCATTTATATACCCAAGAGTAGACCCTGCTGGAAAGTTAAAGTTCCCAATCTGTATCACGTGATCTCACAAGGTTCTTGTCGAATAGTCCTCACAGGGGAATGGGAGTACTCAAAGCATCTCAGGGAAAGCAAAACGATAACAGCCTAACGTGCCCTGGGCTTTCCCACTGTTTTTCTCTTGCTAGTTGCTATGTTGCGTATAAGGACACGACTTTGTGCGTATACAAGCTTACAACGTAAATAAACCAGTTCCAACCAGTGAGCGCGGGTAAAGGGTATGTAAAGTTTGTTGAATTTGACTTCGTAACTGCGTTTTCTTAACAACTAACCACTTGTTAGATGACGTCATAACCTGTCCTCATTAGAAAATGCCAAGCTTATGAAAATGGGATGGCGAACAAATTCAGCAAAACTACCACTACTATTTTAATTCAATCATTCGAAATAAAAGATGGTGCTATGGTATGCCACATTATGTACTATGCTTTCCTGTTCAACAAGAAATTTGTAGAACAGAACTTGATTCGATCGAATGCTTAAGAAACCTTTTATTCGTGCAGCATGTACAAGACATCGAGTGACGTTTATTGCGTTGCTGCAAGCCGTTCCAGAGTATGCCTAGCGGAAAATAGCACGAAACGTATTAATGACCAACGTGAACAAGGACGtgaaggtaaaataaaattgaattaattaattatattACCTGTACTCGTTCTCTAGGGTTTGATACTGTTTGTCTAGATTTTCAATCCGTTGCTCTTTTGTCGATGTAGATAGAGTGGAGCGTAGTTCTTCTGGGTTGAGAGCTTTCTGCAACTTCTTGTAATCTGATGCTTCTTTCTGAAATCAGATGTACACGATTTTGTGTAACGCAGTTATTAAGTAATCGGTGAAGATGGAAAATACCTGATAAGGAATGTTCAGGCGACGCTTTACATCTAGGCGGTAAGCGCGATACTCTTCAAGATCGGCGAGATTAGTAGCTTGGAAACGAAGAATTTCATATACTCTCCTCGCTTGTTTCTGAATATAACAGAAGTGTTTTTAAGATTCCAAGCAGGATAGAAAGAACGATCATACTTTATTAATTTTCAGGTCTCTTTGAGCTTCGTCCACCATTTCAGCATTAAATCCTCgatgcaatttttcttttgagaagGACGGcaattttttgcaattttgcGCATCAACGAAATCACGAAGACGAGTGAACTCTTCAGAAGGGTCTTCGACTATTACGAATTATGTAAGGAATTATTagaagtttgtttttaaagaattgTAGATACCTGTAATATCCAGTATGTTAGAATCCTTCAAGAAGGTGCGATAAATAACGTTTAGAAGTTCCGCTCCGAGACCCAACCGTTGAAACGGCGGCAAAACCAAAAACTGGCTAATGCGAGGTCGAGTTTTGTTCGGGTAGGCGAAGTAAAGGTAAACTGTAGCATATCCACAAATAGCATATCGATGACCACTTTCGCAAGGGTATTTTTCAAATCTACACACGAAATAGGATCTTAGAAGACTGAGGTTTGATAATCATTTTCGATTCAAGTTATTACATTAAATAAAAGCGCCATCGGTCGTCATCAACATCGATAAAGCTAGCAGCATCAACATACCACAACAGGAAAGTTTGTAAACGTTCATGATATGACCGGAAACCAGGTTCCTCGATCGTACAGCTGTACAACTGAAAATGTCTTTCCGTCACTGAACCTAATGATGGAACTTACCATGAACgtgcaaaatttcaaaaattaatgTGATTTACCTTTATTGATTGAGTATGTTGAAAGTAGTTCACCAAAAGGTTTGAAGGTCTGCTCCTTATTGAGTGTAGCAACAAAGTCATCAAGGTTGGTCATGTAACCTGGTGGTAACTTGGCAGAAATAGCTCCCATAACATCATCAGCCTGATGAAAAATAAGTATAGTTGATCAGCACAATAATAGTTTGtaggagaaaaacaaagagaacaCACTATTGCCCCATCAAATTGCTTTGGATCCACTTCTGCTTTGTATGTCATTCCTAGGTAAGTGTTCAGCTTTCCTGCGGTGTAGTACAAACTAATTTTGAGGTTTTGGTATCCAAATATGCTTTCactttcgaaagaaaaaataataaattagaTGGGCCATTAAGccacaaaatattagaaacTAATTGTAGATAATGTAGTACTTTTCCCCAAAGATCTGATGAGACATTTCTGGCTTGAAAGTAGTTTCATCATTCTCAACATCAGAAGGTTCTCGTACTGTGAATTTGTATGAATTAGTTTGACACAAACACAACTGAATATACAATGAATTTGCACACCTAACTTTAAATCTAGAGCTTCATTCGAATCGGTGATGAACGTCTGGAggagattttttttgtaagaacCTATGAATTTGGTAGAATGTCAGCAAAAAGCAGCATAGTAAACAAATAGCTTTAGTCATGTCTTGAAGATTAGTGgaatattacaaaaaaaaattaccttccATATTACTGTTGAATAAAGAATTTCAGGGTAATACGGATAGCAACAAGTTCTTATAAATTATAATTTTGTAGCTCTTATTTAATGTACATGCAGCATGCGAAACTTGCTAGGAGTGGGGACAACCTGAACGGCTGAAAAAGTTGGCCCAATAGATGGCGTGGGCCGTCTTTTCCCGCGTTACGTCTAGCAGACAAAAATCTTTTGTGAATTGTCAACATAGCCCAGCTTGTTCCAATTTGCTTCTCCGATTCAGTGTTCCCTGCAAATATAGGCTTGCATCAAGTACGAGTACGTCCATTGATCTTGTTAAGCCTTTATCTTGATTTCATTCACCTGCAATAAGCAGTAATGCTTTTCATTCAAGTATATATTAGTGCGTTGAGTTACCGAGGTTCGCCATTGGCAGCGAAAAGTCTACTGCAAATAAAACGCTCTATAAGAATGAACTCTTGGTTTAAGTATACTactaaaaaattagaaaaagaaaagttttaatGTCTCGTTTTAAAGGAAACGCTTAGATTTTGGAAATTACCAAGTCATAGAAACTCCAGGTCAGGTCCTACAGACGCTAAGATGTGTTCCGTCCAAAATTATGAAGCCTCTGTATGCACAGGATGGGCAAAGGATTCCAATTCCAGTTGCTGAGTCAA
Encoded proteins:
- the LOC132088231 gene encoding gamma-butyrobetaine dioxygenase-like; this encodes MIVAGFARSLFVPGRQGISSLRAQQSKRYYEAFRLKQTNKVNILSVVPGGHQQAAKIIFDDSSSTTVNFKYIWLRDNCKCSQCVDKSTKQKLIDTPSLDVNIRPDRLNVNKDGQLVVEWMEKGQSHSSIYEPEWLLRHSRCFIEDNFASPVEDEQVSERPPLTLWDRTTIWKNLPEISYEEVMESNRGLAMWLDMFHRFGTALLRGVPTTKGKIIEVVKRFAYVKETSYGVTFDVVAEPDPEHLAYTGTHLHHHTDMNYREKSPGMQLLHCLKSTDIKGGGSDPGGLSFLVDGFRAANWLKENEPAAFHILSATPVRFQISVNGMKFSQTWPIICTDNEGKVTEIHYNNRTMGPLQAPTHLITPFYHSYHLLTEKIRTESMQFAFHLAPGDLLAFNNRRVLHGRTSFDETRVSRHLEGCYVDIDETMAIYDFLRNKV
- the LOC130703792 gene encoding uncharacterized oxidoreductase YjmC-like isoform X2 produces the protein MVSVGVKEDHASALADVLVAADYRGHYSHGLNRLEMYVQDIKSKICDGNAVPTILKDKYSTALVNGQNSLGPVVGNFCMNLAIEKAKKHGVGWVVANNSNHYGIAGWYSILAANQGLLGLSFTSTSPLVAPTRAKTAALGTNPITLAAPALNGDQFVLDMATCTVAVGKIELQRRKGLPIPEGWAIDTDGKITTSADVAMKGCLMPLGGAEETSGYKGYGLATLVEIFCGISAGATYGPNIRRWMDTKRKADLGQCFIAVDPECFASGFQTRMSDLMSHLRHMEPADPTKPILVAGDPERAHIALVDAEGGIRYHVNQINASAALAGKLKVKPMKHIS
- the LOC130703792 gene encoding uncharacterized oxidoreductase YjmC-like isoform X1; translation: MAHVHKLVLKRQTVPISTIQRIIKNNVNQRREVSTSQGLWAAKTHDENTSSPVPVAEVKRYATDCMVSVGVKEDHASALADVLVAADYRGHYSHGLNRLEMYVQDIKSKICDGNAVPTILKDKYSTALVNGQNSLGPVVGNFCMNLAIEKAKKHGVGWVVANNSNHYGIAGWYSILAANQGLLGLSFTSTSPLVAPTRAKTAALGTNPITLAAPALNGDQFVLDMATCTVAVGKIELQRRKGLPIPEGWAIDTDGKITTSADVAMKGCLMPLGGAEETSGYKGYGLATLVEIFCGISAGATYGPNIRRWMDTKRKADLGQCFIAVDPECFASGFQTRMSDLMSHLRHMEPADPTKPILVAGDPERAHIALVDAEGGIRYHVNQINASAALAGKLKVKPMKHIS
- the LOC130704154 gene encoding histone acetyltransferase type B catalytic subunit-like yields the protein MSYEQEDEDHYGPGYEVGSYTKDYNDGPYDGESDLNVNSNPEGKPRILLMGLRRSGKSSIQKVVFHKMSPNETLFLESTNKIVKDEISNSSFVQFQIWDFPGQVDFFDPNFDCEMIFGGCGALVFVIDAQDDYIDALMKLNLTVTRAYKVNPNIRFEVFIHKVDGLSDDHKIEAQRDIHQRANDELMEEGFDSVNLSFYLTSIYDHSIFEAFSKVVQKLIPQLPTLENLLNIFVSNSGIEKAFLFDVVSKIYIATDSSPVDMQSYELCCDMIDVVVDISCIYGTKDADGAAFDHQSLSLIKLNNSTILYLREVNRFLALVCILREDHFARQGLIDYNFVCFRNAIQEVFEVRMQVQQASNTNPGAGSYKKNLLQTFITDSNEALDLKLVREPSDVENDETTFKPEMSHQIFGENESIFGYQNLKISLYYTAGKLNTYLGMTYKAEVDPKQFDGAIADDVMGAISAKLPPGYMTNLDDFVATLNKEQTFKPFGELLSTYSINKVPSLGSVTERHFQLYSCTIEEPGFRSYHERLQTFLLWYVDAASFIDVDDDRWRFYLIFEKYPCESGHRYAICGYATVYLYFAYPNKTRPRISQFLVLPPFQRLGLGAELLNVIYRTFLKDSNILDITVEDPSEEFTRLRDFVDAQNCKKLPSFSKEKLHRGFNAEMVDEAQRDLKINKKQARRVYEILRFQATNLADLEEYRAYRLDVKRRLNIPYQKEASDYKKLQKALNPEELRSTLSTSTKEQRIENLDKQYQTLENEYRHTLERLAATQ